A stretch of the Panulirus ornatus isolate Po-2019 chromosome 10, ASM3632096v1, whole genome shotgun sequence genome encodes the following:
- the LOC139750736 gene encoding uncharacterized protein isoform X1 → MADTQTTDLPEYNYSGGYTSGGGSGGSSGGAAGSYGGYSNATAAPPPASTYTQPQYGGYSAPPPQGYSQSQTPYAAPPSYGAPPPQGGSTYSGYGMQQQTQPPVQPAAGTGGYSSYGGQSQGYEQNSNYQSGSYGQPPTSTYGGQQGNTYGSQPSTNYSTLPPQGNYGGPPPPPPPPQGSYGGPPSGSYGGPQGPNYGAPPPPSNGNYGGQGGGYNSGLGMAPPQSAPPGFGGMYGHPNNQLSAPTNRRDQGRGYNKEDSSGNYGGSRFDNDNRGGSSDRFRGDSSDLVMQEDTIFVSGMPPNATEDNIKDHFGSIGVIKIDKKTQRPKIWMYKDKATGRMKGECTVTFDDPFTAKSAIQWFDGKPFLGRNIKVQLAERPKSSYERGRGGFGGDSGDRGGGGSRGRGGGDRGFDRRGGPPGRGGGDRDGHDGPPSGGRGRAGDWRCPVPSCGNNNFAWRNNCNRCNEPKPAGAGGDSDGGGGGGGGGFRGGFRGRGDRGGFRGRGGDRGGRGGFRGRGGYGDRDGGGPMKGDRGPGRSRPY, encoded by the exons AAACAACTGATCTTCCAGAATATAATTATAGTGGAGGCTACACAAGTGgaggtggtagcggtggtagcagtggtggtgctgctggtagcTATGGGGGTTACAGCAATGCTACAGCTGCTCCCCCTCCAGCTTCCACTTACACACAGCCACAATATGGTGGATATTCAGCACCACCACCTCAGGGCTACTCACAAAGCCAGACTCCTTATGCTGCACCTCCTTCCTATGGTGCCCCTCCTCCCCAAG GTGGGAGCACATACAGTGGGTATGGGATGCAGCAGCAAACGCAGCCACCAGTTCAACCAGCGGCAGGTACTGGAGGATACAGCAGTTATGGTGGACAGTCACAAGGGTATGAACAGAATAGTAACTACCAGTCAGGGAGCTATGGCCAGCCACCAACCAGCACCTATGGTGGCCAGCAAGGCAATACCTATGGTAGTCAGCCTAGTACTAACTACTCAACCCTTCCACCCCAAGGAAACTATggaggcccaccaccaccaccaccaccaccacagggaagCTATGGGGGTCCACCATCAGGAAGTTATGGGGGGCCTCAAGGCCCAAACTatggtgcaccaccaccaccatctaatgGAAATTATGGTGGTCAGGGTGGTGGATACAACA GTGGTCTAGGCATGGCTCCCCCCCAGTCTGCCCCTCCAGGGTTTGGTGGCATGTACGGGCATCCCAACAACCAGCTCTCGGCCCCCACTAATAG GCGGGATCAAGGGAGAGGTTATAACAAAG AAGATAGCAGTGGGAACTACGGGGGGAGCCGCTTTGACAATGACAACCGTGGAGGCAGCAGCGATCGCTTTCGTGGAGATTCTTCAGATTTAGTGATGCAAGAGGACACAATTTTTGTCTCGGGCATGCCTCCAAATGCAACTGAAGATAACATCAAAGATCACTTTGGTTCAATTGGAGTCATTAAG ATTGATAAGAAGACACAACGCCCTAAGATATGGATGTACAAGGATAAAGCTACTGGACGCATGAAGGGAGAATGCACAGTCACGTTTGATGATCCCTTTACTGCGAAGTCAGCAATACAGTGGTTTGATGGAAAACCATTTTTGGGTCGCAATATCAAG GTTCAATTAGCAGAAAGGCCAAAAAGCAGTTATGAGCGTGGGCGAGGAGgttttggtggtgatagtggtgaccgaggtggtggtggcagtcgaGGCCGTGGTGGAGGTGATAGGGGTTTTGATCGCCGTGGTGGCCCCcctggacgtggtggtggagaccGGGATGGCCATGATGGTCCCCCAAGCGGTGGTAGAG GGCGAGCAGGGGATTGGAGATGTCCCGTGCCAAGCTGTGGCAACAACAACTTTGCCTGGCGTAATAACTGTAATCGTTGCAATGAACCAAAGCCTGCTGGAGCAGGCGGTGATAGTG atggtggcggtggtggtggtggtgggggattcaGAGGTGGCTTCCGTGGTCGTGGAGACCGTGGAGGATTTAGAGGacgtggtggtgatcgtgggggaaggggtggtttcAGAGGCCGTGGTGGCTACGGAGATCGTGATGGAGGTGGCCCAATGAAGGG TGATCGTGGCCCAGGAAGATCTCGACCTTACTAA
- the LOC139750736 gene encoding uncharacterized protein isoform X6: protein MADTQYNYSGGYTSGGGSGGSSGGAAGSYGGYSNATAAPPPASTYTQPQYGGYSAPPPQGYSQSQTPYAAPPSYGAPPPQGGSTYSGYGMQQQTQPPVQPAAGTGGYSSYGGQSQGYEQNSNYQSGSYGQPPTSTYGGQQGNTYGSQPSTNYSTLPPQGNYGGPPPPPPPPQGSYGGPPSGSYGGPQGPNYGAPPPPSNGNYGGQGGGYNKDSSGNYGGSRFDNDNRGGSSDRFRGDSSDLVMQEDTIFVSGMPPNATEDNIKDHFGSIGVIKIDKKTQRPKIWMYKDKATGRMKGECTVTFDDPFTAKSAIQWFDGKPFLGRNIKVQLAERPKSSYERGRGGFGGDSGDRGGGGSRGRGGGDRGFDRRGGPPGRGGGDRDGHDGPPSGGRGRAGDWRCPVPSCGNNNFAWRNNCNRCNEPKPAGAGGDSDGGGGGGGGGFRGGFRGRGDRGGFRGRGGDRGGRGGFRGRGGYGDRDGGGPMKGDRGPGRSRPY from the exons AATATAATTATAGTGGAGGCTACACAAGTGgaggtggtagcggtggtagcagtggtggtgctgctggtagcTATGGGGGTTACAGCAATGCTACAGCTGCTCCCCCTCCAGCTTCCACTTACACACAGCCACAATATGGTGGATATTCAGCACCACCACCTCAGGGCTACTCACAAAGCCAGACTCCTTATGCTGCACCTCCTTCCTATGGTGCCCCTCCTCCCCAAG GTGGGAGCACATACAGTGGGTATGGGATGCAGCAGCAAACGCAGCCACCAGTTCAACCAGCGGCAGGTACTGGAGGATACAGCAGTTATGGTGGACAGTCACAAGGGTATGAACAGAATAGTAACTACCAGTCAGGGAGCTATGGCCAGCCACCAACCAGCACCTATGGTGGCCAGCAAGGCAATACCTATGGTAGTCAGCCTAGTACTAACTACTCAACCCTTCCACCCCAAGGAAACTATggaggcccaccaccaccaccaccaccaccacagggaagCTATGGGGGTCCACCATCAGGAAGTTATGGGGGGCCTCAAGGCCCAAACTatggtgcaccaccaccaccatctaatgGAAATTATGGTGGTCAGGGTGGTGGATACAACA AAGATAGCAGTGGGAACTACGGGGGGAGCCGCTTTGACAATGACAACCGTGGAGGCAGCAGCGATCGCTTTCGTGGAGATTCTTCAGATTTAGTGATGCAAGAGGACACAATTTTTGTCTCGGGCATGCCTCCAAATGCAACTGAAGATAACATCAAAGATCACTTTGGTTCAATTGGAGTCATTAAG ATTGATAAGAAGACACAACGCCCTAAGATATGGATGTACAAGGATAAAGCTACTGGACGCATGAAGGGAGAATGCACAGTCACGTTTGATGATCCCTTTACTGCGAAGTCAGCAATACAGTGGTTTGATGGAAAACCATTTTTGGGTCGCAATATCAAG GTTCAATTAGCAGAAAGGCCAAAAAGCAGTTATGAGCGTGGGCGAGGAGgttttggtggtgatagtggtgaccgaggtggtggtggcagtcgaGGCCGTGGTGGAGGTGATAGGGGTTTTGATCGCCGTGGTGGCCCCcctggacgtggtggtggagaccGGGATGGCCATGATGGTCCCCCAAGCGGTGGTAGAG GGCGAGCAGGGGATTGGAGATGTCCCGTGCCAAGCTGTGGCAACAACAACTTTGCCTGGCGTAATAACTGTAATCGTTGCAATGAACCAAAGCCTGCTGGAGCAGGCGGTGATAGTG atggtggcggtggtggtggtggtgggggattcaGAGGTGGCTTCCGTGGTCGTGGAGACCGTGGAGGATTTAGAGGacgtggtggtgatcgtgggggaaggggtggtttcAGAGGCCGTGGTGGCTACGGAGATCGTGATGGAGGTGGCCCAATGAAGGG TGATCGTGGCCCAGGAAGATCTCGACCTTACTAA
- the LOC139750736 gene encoding uncharacterized protein isoform X5, whose translation MADTQTTDLPEYNYSGGYTSGGGSGGSSGGAAGSYGGYSNATAAPPPASTYTQPQYGGYSAPPPQGYSQSQTPYAAPPSYGAPPPQGGSTYSGYGMQQQTQPPVQPAAGTGGYSSYGGQSQGYEQNSNYQSGSYGQPPTSTYGGQQGNTYGSQPSTNYSTLPPQGNYGGPPPPPPPPQGSYGGPPSGSYGGPQGPNYGAPPPPSNGNYGGQGGGYNKDSSGNYGGSRFDNDNRGGSSDRFRGDSSDLVMQEDTIFVSGMPPNATEDNIKDHFGSIGVIKIDKKTQRPKIWMYKDKATGRMKGECTVTFDDPFTAKSAIQWFDGKPFLGRNIKVQLAERPKSSYERGRGGFGGDSGDRGGGGSRGRGGGDRGFDRRGGPPGRGGGDRDGHDGPPSGGRGDWRCPVPSCGNNNFAWRNNCNRCNEPKPAGAGGDSDGGGGGGGGGFRGGFRGRGDRGGFRGRGGDRGGRGGFRGRGGYGDRDGGGPMKGDRGPGRSRPY comes from the exons AAACAACTGATCTTCCAGAATATAATTATAGTGGAGGCTACACAAGTGgaggtggtagcggtggtagcagtggtggtgctgctggtagcTATGGGGGTTACAGCAATGCTACAGCTGCTCCCCCTCCAGCTTCCACTTACACACAGCCACAATATGGTGGATATTCAGCACCACCACCTCAGGGCTACTCACAAAGCCAGACTCCTTATGCTGCACCTCCTTCCTATGGTGCCCCTCCTCCCCAAG GTGGGAGCACATACAGTGGGTATGGGATGCAGCAGCAAACGCAGCCACCAGTTCAACCAGCGGCAGGTACTGGAGGATACAGCAGTTATGGTGGACAGTCACAAGGGTATGAACAGAATAGTAACTACCAGTCAGGGAGCTATGGCCAGCCACCAACCAGCACCTATGGTGGCCAGCAAGGCAATACCTATGGTAGTCAGCCTAGTACTAACTACTCAACCCTTCCACCCCAAGGAAACTATggaggcccaccaccaccaccaccaccaccacagggaagCTATGGGGGTCCACCATCAGGAAGTTATGGGGGGCCTCAAGGCCCAAACTatggtgcaccaccaccaccatctaatgGAAATTATGGTGGTCAGGGTGGTGGATACAACA AAGATAGCAGTGGGAACTACGGGGGGAGCCGCTTTGACAATGACAACCGTGGAGGCAGCAGCGATCGCTTTCGTGGAGATTCTTCAGATTTAGTGATGCAAGAGGACACAATTTTTGTCTCGGGCATGCCTCCAAATGCAACTGAAGATAACATCAAAGATCACTTTGGTTCAATTGGAGTCATTAAG ATTGATAAGAAGACACAACGCCCTAAGATATGGATGTACAAGGATAAAGCTACTGGACGCATGAAGGGAGAATGCACAGTCACGTTTGATGATCCCTTTACTGCGAAGTCAGCAATACAGTGGTTTGATGGAAAACCATTTTTGGGTCGCAATATCAAG GTTCAATTAGCAGAAAGGCCAAAAAGCAGTTATGAGCGTGGGCGAGGAGgttttggtggtgatagtggtgaccgaggtggtggtggcagtcgaGGCCGTGGTGGAGGTGATAGGGGTTTTGATCGCCGTGGTGGCCCCcctggacgtggtggtggagaccGGGATGGCCATGATGGTCCCCCAAGCGGTGGTAGAG GGGATTGGAGATGTCCCGTGCCAAGCTGTGGCAACAACAACTTTGCCTGGCGTAATAACTGTAATCGTTGCAATGAACCAAAGCCTGCTGGAGCAGGCGGTGATAGTG atggtggcggtggtggtggtggtgggggattcaGAGGTGGCTTCCGTGGTCGTGGAGACCGTGGAGGATTTAGAGGacgtggtggtgatcgtgggggaaggggtggtttcAGAGGCCGTGGTGGCTACGGAGATCGTGATGGAGGTGGCCCAATGAAGGG TGATCGTGGCCCAGGAAGATCTCGACCTTACTAA
- the LOC139750736 gene encoding uncharacterized protein isoform X4 has product MADTQTTDLPEYNYSGGYTSGGGSGGSSGGAAGSYGGYSNATAAPPPASTYTQPQYGGYSAPPPQGYSQSQTPYAAPPSYGAPPPQGGSTYSGYGMQQQTQPPVQPAAGTGGYSSYGGQSQGYEQNSNYQSGSYGQPPTSTYGGQQGNTYGSQPSTNYSTLPPQGNYGGPPPPPPPPQGSYGGPPSGSYGGPQGPNYGAPPPPSNGNYGGQGGGYNKDSSGNYGGSRFDNDNRGGSSDRFRGDSSDLVMQEDTIFVSGMPPNATEDNIKDHFGSIGVIKIDKKTQRPKIWMYKDKATGRMKGECTVTFDDPFTAKSAIQWFDGKPFLGRNIKVQLAERPKSSYERGRGGFGGDSGDRGGGGSRGRGGGDRGFDRRGGPPGRGGGDRDGHDGPPSGGRGRAGDWRCPVPSCGNNNFAWRNNCNRCNEPKPAGAGGDSDGGGGGGGGGFRGGFRGRGDRGGFRGRGGDRGGRGGFRGRGGYGDRDGGGPMKGDRGPGRSRPY; this is encoded by the exons AAACAACTGATCTTCCAGAATATAATTATAGTGGAGGCTACACAAGTGgaggtggtagcggtggtagcagtggtggtgctgctggtagcTATGGGGGTTACAGCAATGCTACAGCTGCTCCCCCTCCAGCTTCCACTTACACACAGCCACAATATGGTGGATATTCAGCACCACCACCTCAGGGCTACTCACAAAGCCAGACTCCTTATGCTGCACCTCCTTCCTATGGTGCCCCTCCTCCCCAAG GTGGGAGCACATACAGTGGGTATGGGATGCAGCAGCAAACGCAGCCACCAGTTCAACCAGCGGCAGGTACTGGAGGATACAGCAGTTATGGTGGACAGTCACAAGGGTATGAACAGAATAGTAACTACCAGTCAGGGAGCTATGGCCAGCCACCAACCAGCACCTATGGTGGCCAGCAAGGCAATACCTATGGTAGTCAGCCTAGTACTAACTACTCAACCCTTCCACCCCAAGGAAACTATggaggcccaccaccaccaccaccaccaccacagggaagCTATGGGGGTCCACCATCAGGAAGTTATGGGGGGCCTCAAGGCCCAAACTatggtgcaccaccaccaccatctaatgGAAATTATGGTGGTCAGGGTGGTGGATACAACA AAGATAGCAGTGGGAACTACGGGGGGAGCCGCTTTGACAATGACAACCGTGGAGGCAGCAGCGATCGCTTTCGTGGAGATTCTTCAGATTTAGTGATGCAAGAGGACACAATTTTTGTCTCGGGCATGCCTCCAAATGCAACTGAAGATAACATCAAAGATCACTTTGGTTCAATTGGAGTCATTAAG ATTGATAAGAAGACACAACGCCCTAAGATATGGATGTACAAGGATAAAGCTACTGGACGCATGAAGGGAGAATGCACAGTCACGTTTGATGATCCCTTTACTGCGAAGTCAGCAATACAGTGGTTTGATGGAAAACCATTTTTGGGTCGCAATATCAAG GTTCAATTAGCAGAAAGGCCAAAAAGCAGTTATGAGCGTGGGCGAGGAGgttttggtggtgatagtggtgaccgaggtggtggtggcagtcgaGGCCGTGGTGGAGGTGATAGGGGTTTTGATCGCCGTGGTGGCCCCcctggacgtggtggtggagaccGGGATGGCCATGATGGTCCCCCAAGCGGTGGTAGAG GGCGAGCAGGGGATTGGAGATGTCCCGTGCCAAGCTGTGGCAACAACAACTTTGCCTGGCGTAATAACTGTAATCGTTGCAATGAACCAAAGCCTGCTGGAGCAGGCGGTGATAGTG atggtggcggtggtggtggtggtgggggattcaGAGGTGGCTTCCGTGGTCGTGGAGACCGTGGAGGATTTAGAGGacgtggtggtgatcgtgggggaaggggtggtttcAGAGGCCGTGGTGGCTACGGAGATCGTGATGGAGGTGGCCCAATGAAGGG TGATCGTGGCCCAGGAAGATCTCGACCTTACTAA
- the LOC139750736 gene encoding uncharacterized protein isoform X7, producing the protein MADTQTTDLPEYNYSGGYTSGGGSGGSSGGAAGSYGGYSNATAAPPPASTYTQPQYGGYSAPPPQGYSQSQTPYAAPPSYGAPPPQGNYGGPPPPPPPPQGSYGGPPSGSYGGPQGPNYGAPPPPSNGNYGGQGGGYNSGLGMAPPQSAPPGFGGMYGHPNNQLSAPTNRRDQGRGYNKEDSSGNYGGSRFDNDNRGGSSDRFRGDSSDLVMQEDTIFVSGMPPNATEDNIKDHFGSIGVIKIDKKTQRPKIWMYKDKATGRMKGECTVTFDDPFTAKSAIQWFDGKPFLGRNIKVQLAERPKSSYERGRGGFGGDSGDRGGGGSRGRGGGDRGFDRRGGPPGRGGGDRDGHDGPPSGGRGRAGDWRCPVPSCGNNNFAWRNNCNRCNEPKPAGAGGDSDGGGGGGGGGFRGGFRGRGDRGGFRGRGGDRGGRGGFRGRGGYGDRDGGGPMKGDRGPGRSRPY; encoded by the exons AAACAACTGATCTTCCAGAATATAATTATAGTGGAGGCTACACAAGTGgaggtggtagcggtggtagcagtggtggtgctgctggtagcTATGGGGGTTACAGCAATGCTACAGCTGCTCCCCCTCCAGCTTCCACTTACACACAGCCACAATATGGTGGATATTCAGCACCACCACCTCAGGGCTACTCACAAAGCCAGACTCCTTATGCTGCACCTCCTTCCTATGGTGCCCCTCCTCCCCAAG GAAACTATggaggcccaccaccaccaccaccaccaccacagggaagCTATGGGGGTCCACCATCAGGAAGTTATGGGGGGCCTCAAGGCCCAAACTatggtgcaccaccaccaccatctaatgGAAATTATGGTGGTCAGGGTGGTGGATACAACA GTGGTCTAGGCATGGCTCCCCCCCAGTCTGCCCCTCCAGGGTTTGGTGGCATGTACGGGCATCCCAACAACCAGCTCTCGGCCCCCACTAATAG GCGGGATCAAGGGAGAGGTTATAACAAAG AAGATAGCAGTGGGAACTACGGGGGGAGCCGCTTTGACAATGACAACCGTGGAGGCAGCAGCGATCGCTTTCGTGGAGATTCTTCAGATTTAGTGATGCAAGAGGACACAATTTTTGTCTCGGGCATGCCTCCAAATGCAACTGAAGATAACATCAAAGATCACTTTGGTTCAATTGGAGTCATTAAG ATTGATAAGAAGACACAACGCCCTAAGATATGGATGTACAAGGATAAAGCTACTGGACGCATGAAGGGAGAATGCACAGTCACGTTTGATGATCCCTTTACTGCGAAGTCAGCAATACAGTGGTTTGATGGAAAACCATTTTTGGGTCGCAATATCAAG GTTCAATTAGCAGAAAGGCCAAAAAGCAGTTATGAGCGTGGGCGAGGAGgttttggtggtgatagtggtgaccgaggtggtggtggcagtcgaGGCCGTGGTGGAGGTGATAGGGGTTTTGATCGCCGTGGTGGCCCCcctggacgtggtggtggagaccGGGATGGCCATGATGGTCCCCCAAGCGGTGGTAGAG GGCGAGCAGGGGATTGGAGATGTCCCGTGCCAAGCTGTGGCAACAACAACTTTGCCTGGCGTAATAACTGTAATCGTTGCAATGAACCAAAGCCTGCTGGAGCAGGCGGTGATAGTG atggtggcggtggtggtggtggtgggggattcaGAGGTGGCTTCCGTGGTCGTGGAGACCGTGGAGGATTTAGAGGacgtggtggtgatcgtgggggaaggggtggtttcAGAGGCCGTGGTGGCTACGGAGATCGTGATGGAGGTGGCCCAATGAAGGG TGATCGTGGCCCAGGAAGATCTCGACCTTACTAA
- the LOC139750736 gene encoding uncharacterized protein isoform X2, whose translation MADTQTTDLPEYNYSGGYTSGGGSGGSSGGAAGSYGGYSNATAAPPPASTYTQPQYGGYSAPPPQGYSQSQTPYAAPPSYGAPPPQGGSTYSGYGMQQQTQPPVQPAAGTGGYSSYGGQSQGYEQNSNYQSGSYGQPPTSTYGGQQGNTYGSQPSTNYSTLPPQGNYGGPPPPPPPPQGSYGGPPSGSYGGPQGPNYGAPPPPSNGNYGGQGGGYNSGLGMAPPQSAPPGFGGMYGHPNNQLSAPTNRRDQGRGYNKEDSSGNYGGSRFDNDNRGGSSDRFRGDSSDLVMQEDTIFVSGMPPNATEDNIKDHFGSIGVIKIDKKTQRPKIWMYKDKATGRMKGECTVTFDDPFTAKSAIQWFDGKPFLGRNIKVQLAERPKSSYERGRGGFGGDSGDRGGGGSRGRGGGDRGFDRRGGPPGRGGGDRDGHDGPPSGGRGDWRCPVPSCGNNNFAWRNNCNRCNEPKPAGAGGDSDGGGGGGGGGFRGGFRGRGDRGGFRGRGGDRGGRGGFRGRGGYGDRDGGGPMKGDRGPGRSRPY comes from the exons AAACAACTGATCTTCCAGAATATAATTATAGTGGAGGCTACACAAGTGgaggtggtagcggtggtagcagtggtggtgctgctggtagcTATGGGGGTTACAGCAATGCTACAGCTGCTCCCCCTCCAGCTTCCACTTACACACAGCCACAATATGGTGGATATTCAGCACCACCACCTCAGGGCTACTCACAAAGCCAGACTCCTTATGCTGCACCTCCTTCCTATGGTGCCCCTCCTCCCCAAG GTGGGAGCACATACAGTGGGTATGGGATGCAGCAGCAAACGCAGCCACCAGTTCAACCAGCGGCAGGTACTGGAGGATACAGCAGTTATGGTGGACAGTCACAAGGGTATGAACAGAATAGTAACTACCAGTCAGGGAGCTATGGCCAGCCACCAACCAGCACCTATGGTGGCCAGCAAGGCAATACCTATGGTAGTCAGCCTAGTACTAACTACTCAACCCTTCCACCCCAAGGAAACTATggaggcccaccaccaccaccaccaccaccacagggaagCTATGGGGGTCCACCATCAGGAAGTTATGGGGGGCCTCAAGGCCCAAACTatggtgcaccaccaccaccatctaatgGAAATTATGGTGGTCAGGGTGGTGGATACAACA GTGGTCTAGGCATGGCTCCCCCCCAGTCTGCCCCTCCAGGGTTTGGTGGCATGTACGGGCATCCCAACAACCAGCTCTCGGCCCCCACTAATAG GCGGGATCAAGGGAGAGGTTATAACAAAG AAGATAGCAGTGGGAACTACGGGGGGAGCCGCTTTGACAATGACAACCGTGGAGGCAGCAGCGATCGCTTTCGTGGAGATTCTTCAGATTTAGTGATGCAAGAGGACACAATTTTTGTCTCGGGCATGCCTCCAAATGCAACTGAAGATAACATCAAAGATCACTTTGGTTCAATTGGAGTCATTAAG ATTGATAAGAAGACACAACGCCCTAAGATATGGATGTACAAGGATAAAGCTACTGGACGCATGAAGGGAGAATGCACAGTCACGTTTGATGATCCCTTTACTGCGAAGTCAGCAATACAGTGGTTTGATGGAAAACCATTTTTGGGTCGCAATATCAAG GTTCAATTAGCAGAAAGGCCAAAAAGCAGTTATGAGCGTGGGCGAGGAGgttttggtggtgatagtggtgaccgaggtggtggtggcagtcgaGGCCGTGGTGGAGGTGATAGGGGTTTTGATCGCCGTGGTGGCCCCcctggacgtggtggtggagaccGGGATGGCCATGATGGTCCCCCAAGCGGTGGTAGAG GGGATTGGAGATGTCCCGTGCCAAGCTGTGGCAACAACAACTTTGCCTGGCGTAATAACTGTAATCGTTGCAATGAACCAAAGCCTGCTGGAGCAGGCGGTGATAGTG atggtggcggtggtggtggtggtgggggattcaGAGGTGGCTTCCGTGGTCGTGGAGACCGTGGAGGATTTAGAGGacgtggtggtgatcgtgggggaaggggtggtttcAGAGGCCGTGGTGGCTACGGAGATCGTGATGGAGGTGGCCCAATGAAGGG TGATCGTGGCCCAGGAAGATCTCGACCTTACTAA
- the LOC139750736 gene encoding uncharacterized protein isoform X3, whose translation MADTQYNYSGGYTSGGGSGGSSGGAAGSYGGYSNATAAPPPASTYTQPQYGGYSAPPPQGYSQSQTPYAAPPSYGAPPPQGGSTYSGYGMQQQTQPPVQPAAGTGGYSSYGGQSQGYEQNSNYQSGSYGQPPTSTYGGQQGNTYGSQPSTNYSTLPPQGNYGGPPPPPPPPQGSYGGPPSGSYGGPQGPNYGAPPPPSNGNYGGQGGGYNSGLGMAPPQSAPPGFGGMYGHPNNQLSAPTNRRDQGRGYNKEDSSGNYGGSRFDNDNRGGSSDRFRGDSSDLVMQEDTIFVSGMPPNATEDNIKDHFGSIGVIKIDKKTQRPKIWMYKDKATGRMKGECTVTFDDPFTAKSAIQWFDGKPFLGRNIKVQLAERPKSSYERGRGGFGGDSGDRGGGGSRGRGGGDRGFDRRGGPPGRGGGDRDGHDGPPSGGRGRAGDWRCPVPSCGNNNFAWRNNCNRCNEPKPAGAGGDSDGGGGGGGGGFRGGFRGRGDRGGFRGRGGDRGGRGGFRGRGGYGDRDGGGPMKGDRGPGRSRPY comes from the exons AATATAATTATAGTGGAGGCTACACAAGTGgaggtggtagcggtggtagcagtggtggtgctgctggtagcTATGGGGGTTACAGCAATGCTACAGCTGCTCCCCCTCCAGCTTCCACTTACACACAGCCACAATATGGTGGATATTCAGCACCACCACCTCAGGGCTACTCACAAAGCCAGACTCCTTATGCTGCACCTCCTTCCTATGGTGCCCCTCCTCCCCAAG GTGGGAGCACATACAGTGGGTATGGGATGCAGCAGCAAACGCAGCCACCAGTTCAACCAGCGGCAGGTACTGGAGGATACAGCAGTTATGGTGGACAGTCACAAGGGTATGAACAGAATAGTAACTACCAGTCAGGGAGCTATGGCCAGCCACCAACCAGCACCTATGGTGGCCAGCAAGGCAATACCTATGGTAGTCAGCCTAGTACTAACTACTCAACCCTTCCACCCCAAGGAAACTATggaggcccaccaccaccaccaccaccaccacagggaagCTATGGGGGTCCACCATCAGGAAGTTATGGGGGGCCTCAAGGCCCAAACTatggtgcaccaccaccaccatctaatgGAAATTATGGTGGTCAGGGTGGTGGATACAACA GTGGTCTAGGCATGGCTCCCCCCCAGTCTGCCCCTCCAGGGTTTGGTGGCATGTACGGGCATCCCAACAACCAGCTCTCGGCCCCCACTAATAG GCGGGATCAAGGGAGAGGTTATAACAAAG AAGATAGCAGTGGGAACTACGGGGGGAGCCGCTTTGACAATGACAACCGTGGAGGCAGCAGCGATCGCTTTCGTGGAGATTCTTCAGATTTAGTGATGCAAGAGGACACAATTTTTGTCTCGGGCATGCCTCCAAATGCAACTGAAGATAACATCAAAGATCACTTTGGTTCAATTGGAGTCATTAAG ATTGATAAGAAGACACAACGCCCTAAGATATGGATGTACAAGGATAAAGCTACTGGACGCATGAAGGGAGAATGCACAGTCACGTTTGATGATCCCTTTACTGCGAAGTCAGCAATACAGTGGTTTGATGGAAAACCATTTTTGGGTCGCAATATCAAG GTTCAATTAGCAGAAAGGCCAAAAAGCAGTTATGAGCGTGGGCGAGGAGgttttggtggtgatagtggtgaccgaggtggtggtggcagtcgaGGCCGTGGTGGAGGTGATAGGGGTTTTGATCGCCGTGGTGGCCCCcctggacgtggtggtggagaccGGGATGGCCATGATGGTCCCCCAAGCGGTGGTAGAG GGCGAGCAGGGGATTGGAGATGTCCCGTGCCAAGCTGTGGCAACAACAACTTTGCCTGGCGTAATAACTGTAATCGTTGCAATGAACCAAAGCCTGCTGGAGCAGGCGGTGATAGTG atggtggcggtggtggtggtggtgggggattcaGAGGTGGCTTCCGTGGTCGTGGAGACCGTGGAGGATTTAGAGGacgtggtggtgatcgtgggggaaggggtggtttcAGAGGCCGTGGTGGCTACGGAGATCGTGATGGAGGTGGCCCAATGAAGGG TGATCGTGGCCCAGGAAGATCTCGACCTTACTAA